The region TGTCGCCGCTTTCGTAAAGGATGCCGATGCGCCCGTCGCGCAGCACGGTCATGCACGAATACATCGAGAAGCCAGGATCGAGCAGCTTCCCATCGCTCCAGGTCTGCCCGTTATCCGTGCTGTGGCGAATGGTCAGGTGGTCCCGGCGTTTCGGGTTGTTCGGATTGGAAAGCAGGAGTTCGCCGTGCGGATGGCGAATGAGGCTGGCCTGACAGGTCGGATCGGTGACAGCCAGCCGGGGTTCGCTCCACTTGCCGTCCTTCCATCTTGCCCACGCGCGCTGCCCGGCACGGGCTTCATTCCGCATGGAGAGCAGCAGTGAGCCGTCGCTGCATTCGGCAAGCTGCGCTTCGCTGGTCGGTGGCTTCGCGGGAATCGCGGGCGGCGAGATTCTCCACGTCGCGCCCGCAGCGCGTTGGGCGGTGTGCTCCGAGGATTCTGGCGGAGCCAAGCCTACCTCTGGCTGGGCGTCTTCTACGTGATCTACCTCGCGATGGACATGGCTTCGCGCCGTAAACGACTGTGGCGGCTTCGAAATCCAGAATCCACACCTCAAACCTCCCAGGGGCGAGCGGAATGGGGCATTCCAGTGATCGGGGCCGTCCTCGGTCTTGCGGTTGGCAGTGGTTTGGATCACGTGGCAAACATTCTCCTGACGCTCGCCTTCCCCGGTGTCGGTCTCGTCTGGGCGGTCTTTTTCGGGGGGAACCCCTGGATCGGCGCGGCGCATCTGGCCCTCCTTCTGGTGGCGTGTGGTTTTTTCTTGGAGTGCGCCGCCACAGAACTGGATCTCTTGCGTTGGAGCGGAGGGCTCAACGACGCGGCTGCCGGTGAAAAGCTCACCGAAGCCACCCGACCCGAGGTTCTCTCCGACCCAGAACCCATCCCAAACACCGCACCCCCGGCTCTCCTGCCCAGTCCGCATGTGGAGGTCCGACGAGCCGCCGCGCCGCATTCGTCTCGATCAACCTTCTCTCCCATCCCAGGACCTGCCTCGGCGTCTGGTTCTTCCGAACCTCCTGCCTCTGTGCTCAAGCACGAACTCATGGCGAAGCTGTTGCGCATGGATTCTTCAGCCCTGGCATTGACTTGGAGTGCCGTTGCATTTTTTGCACTCCGTCCCTTTTTCCTGAGTGAAACCAGTCCTGCGAGCATCCCCACCCATTGGCTTCTGTGCGAGTTTGACGTAAGGAGGCTGTTCACGGCGCTCGTCTATCTCGGAACGATTTGGCATGTGTGTCGCGCCGCGCTCAAACTGCAAAGGTCCGGAGTCTGGGAGTTGATCCGAGTGAGTCCGATGGAGAATCGTGACTACCTCGAGCTCACGCTGCACCAGGCTATTACTCGATCTCTGCTGAAACCGCTCCTCTATACTCAACTCGCCGGACTGGTCCTGCTCGGACTGCTCCAAGGAGCCGGGCTTAATCCGCGAGGCCCCTTGGAAATCGTTTTCTATGGCTGGTGTTCGATCCGGTCGCTGATTCTGGCGAAGATTGTTGGATGGGCGAGCCTTTCTGCGTCCATGCGAACTCAAGCGGAAACTCAGGCCGCTGCGGGAGTTTTCTGGAAGACGCTGGTTCTGCCTTGGCTCGCCATGTTGGCCTGCGCCGCCGTCACGGGACCATGGGGAACGGCGATTCTTGGGTTTCTCCTGGATTTAGCTCTTTGGCACCATTTCCGAAATCAAGCGCTGTTCCGGATGCGCCGCCCCATGGAACCCGCCTCAACTCCTGCCGCCTGGAATCAATCGGCGCTCGCCATGGGCGGGCGCGCTTGTTAGGGAAGGTCTTCGAACCTCCCGACTGACTTGATGCTGAAGTTACTCGCCGTTCCGCACCCCGGCCCGGCGGAGTTCTTTTGTTTAACCCGGCCATGGATCATCCTCAACCTATCGCAAGATTTTGCGGCAGGGGCTTTCTCAAGTTTCGATGGATCACCTGGCGGATTCGCCCTGAGGCGGAGGCGGTCAAGCGGGGGGACTTCAGTTGGCGCCGGTTGAAGCGGTGCCCTTTCTCAGTTCGAGCAGCTTGATGTAGTCGGTCAGGATCGAGACCGTTTCTCCGAGGTGCGGGTCGAGTTTGGTGACATCATCCAGTTCTTCCTCGTCGGCCTCTTCCTTGGGCAGGGGTGTTTCGTTGGAGGCGGTAAGGGCTTCGGTGGTCCTGGCGGAGGACAATTTCAGGGGTTGATCCTTGTCGACCATGGCGAGGCTGAGATCGAAGATCTTCACGGGGTTGTTCTTGCGGGCGGCGCGTTCCTTCTTGCGCGCTTCGTCCCGGTCGCGGATTTCCTGAAGTTCCTTGAGCCGGGTGGCTTCATTGAGGGAGATGGTGCGGTCGGCCAATTGCTTTTTGAGCAACTCGATGTCTTCGTTCAGATAAACGAAGTCGGTGCTCTTGCGAACGCGATCCGCCGAGGCGATTTTGAGCGGCTCGAGAAAGGGGGTGACACGGTCCTGGCGGGCGAAGGGGACTGGAGTGGTTCCATCGGCCGGCAATGCATCGGGCAGGCTCGATTCCCCCAGTTCCATATAATCGTATCGTGACGGGAGAATAATATCCGGGGTCACACCGATCTTTTGGGTGGTGGTTCCCGCGACGCGATAGAACTTGGCAACCGTCAGCTTGAGTTTGCCCGGGTCGGGACCGAAGTCGTCATCGACGAAGGATTTCAAGGAGAGAAGTTTTTGCACCGTGCCCTTGCCGTGGGTGGCCTGGTCCCCTACCACGACGGCGCGTCCGTAATCCTGGAGCGCTCCCGCCGCAATTTCGGAGGCTGAGGCGCTCAAGCGGCTGACGAGCACGACGACCGGGCCTTCGTAGGCGACCTTGGAATTGGTGTCGGGATAGACTTGAGCACGGGCTGGGAGGGGCTTGTCGCGAACTTGGACCACCGGGCCTTTGGGGATGAAGAGTCCGGTCAGGGACACGGCTTCCTCGAGAATCCCGCCACCGTTGCGGCGAAGATCGAGGACAATGCCCGTGACATCCTCTTTCTTGAGCCGTTCAATCAGTTTTTCAATATCGCGGGAGCAGTTCTCATAAAACTGGGGCAGGGTGATGACCCCGACACGGGCGGTCTTGCCGTCGGGACCGGGTTGCTCGATCACGCGTGCTTTCGCGAATTGTTCGGTCAATTTGATCTCGTCGCGGATGATGGTCACCACCTTTTTCTCGGAACCGCCGATGGAATCAGCCGGAATAATGGTGAGGCGGACTTCGGTGCCGCGCGGCCCTCGAATGAGTTGAACCACATCCTTGAGGGGCATCTCGACGACATCGACGGCTTCACCGGCGCCTTGGGCAACGGCGACGACGCGGTCACCGGTCTTGATCTGTTTGCTGAGGTCGGCGGGCATGCCGGGGACGAGGCTGACGATTTTGGTGTAGCCGTCCTCCGATTGGAGAGTGGCGCCGATGCCGGTGAGGGAGAGCTTGATGCTCTTGATATCGAACTCCGCGGCGTCCGAAGCGCTCATATAATCGGAATGAGGATCATAGGCTCGTGACAGGGCAGTCAGGTAAAGCTGCAGAATATCATCGTTCTTGAGTTTCTGCATATTCTTGAGCTGCCGGTCATAACGCTTCGAAATCGTTTTGAGGGTCTCGGCCGGATCATAGGCGGGCGGTGTTTCCTCTTTGGCTCCTGATTTCTTACGTTCCTCGGCCTTCTTCCGCGCCTTGTCCAGAAAGGCGAGGCGGTCCTGCAGCAATTCAAATTTGATCCGCTGCCGCCAGAGCATTTCCGCCTCGGCTTCGTCTTTGGGCCAGGGCGCTTTGCTTCGAGTGATCAGAAATTTTTCGTCGCCGGTGAAATCGGCAGTGGCCGGCTCTTTGATCAGCCTCTGGGCGAGTTGATTTCGTTCCGTGAGACGGGCCAGGTACTGGTCGAAAATCTCGAAGGCAGGCGCCGCATCCCGCCGTAGGGTGTGCTTGTGAAGGACGCTGCCGTACTTCGCGTTCAAGGCGTCCACCTCCGATTGGAGGAGCACCATGTGGG is a window of Verrucomicrobiota bacterium DNA encoding:
- a CDS encoding exo-alpha-sialidase; the encoded protein is MRRGGSSDLHMRTGQESRGCGVWDGFWVGENLGSGGFGELFTGSRVVEPSAPTQEIQFCGGALQEKTTRHQKEGQMRRADPGVPPEKDRPDETDTGEGERQENVCHVIQTTANRKTEDGPDHWNAPFRSPLGGLRCGFWISKPPQSFTARSHVHREVDHVEDAQPEVGLAPPESSEHTAQRAAGATWRISPPAIPAKPPTSEAQLAECSDGSLLLSMRNEARAGQRAWARWKDGKWSEPRLAVTDPTCQASLIRHPHGELLLSNPNNPKRRDHLTIRHSTDNGQTWSDGKLLDPGFSMYSCMTVLRDGRIGILYESGDTAGLVFARFPLEWVLEK
- a CDS encoding tail-specific protease, whose product is MRHVLAVFLLAAVSLAPLSAAEDLNRADSGRIAQWVGRILEQAHYKHAIFDENISKTFLKNYLDALDFTHMVLLQSEVDALNAKYGSVLHKHTLRRDAAPAFEIFDQYLARLTERNQLAQRLIKEPATADFTGDEKFLITRSKAPWPKDEAEAEMLWRQRIKFELLQDRLAFLDKARKKAEERKKSGAKEETPPAYDPAETLKTISKRYDRQLKNMQKLKNDDILQLYLTALSRAYDPHSDYMSASDAAEFDIKSIKLSLTGIGATLQSEDGYTKIVSLVPGMPADLSKQIKTGDRVVAVAQGAGEAVDVVEMPLKDVVQLIRGPRGTEVRLTIIPADSIGGSEKKVVTIIRDEIKLTEQFAKARVIEQPGPDGKTARVGVITLPQFYENCSRDIEKLIERLKKEDVTGIVLDLRRNGGGILEEAVSLTGLFIPKGPVVQVRDKPLPARAQVYPDTNSKVAYEGPVVVLVSRLSASASEIAAGALQDYGRAVVVGDQATHGKGTVQKLLSLKSFVDDDFGPDPGKLKLTVAKFYRVAGTTTQKIGVTPDIILPSRYDYMELGESSLPDALPADGTTPVPFARQDRVTPFLEPLKIASADRVRKSTDFVYLNEDIELLKKQLADRTISLNEATRLKELQEIRDRDEARKKERAARKNNPVKIFDLSLAMVDKDQPLKLSSARTTEALTASNETPLPKEEADEEELDDVTKLDPHLGETVSILTDYIKLLELRKGTASTGAN